Proteins from a genomic interval of Musa acuminata AAA Group cultivar baxijiao chromosome BXJ1-9, Cavendish_Baxijiao_AAA, whole genome shotgun sequence:
- the LOC103998909 gene encoding transcription factor MYB8, with product MGHHCCNKQKVRRGLWSPEEDEKLIRYITSHGHSCWSTVAKEAGLQRCGKSCRLRWINYLRPDLKRGSFSAEDERIVIDVHRILGNKWAQIAKHLPGRTDNEVKNFWNSCIKKKLLAQGLDPKTHNLIPGAARSTGANSAEPPRFRYAQSSTCTPFTISSSIKSFDNMNNSMDLNPPASFHETAAPVSNFQYQDNHVLMSFKDQNGFSSSSSSLDYTNIASSSFHQPGFIDDCMWDSSVEPLQALRQIEVGHEQGVDQLQVQPSVCKMFFNEANKKGPVMEISDGNGGGGATFNLEMLDNAWLPCGELSSGSFMDQLQWDYWV from the exons ATGGGTCACCACTGCTGCAACAAGCAGAAGGTGAGGAGGGGCCTATGGTCTCCTGAAGAAGACGAGAAGCTGATCCGGTACATCACCTCCCATGGCCACAGCTGCTGGAGCACTGTCGCCAAAGAAGCAG GGTTGCAGAGGTGTGGAAAGAGTTGCAGGCTAAGGTGGATCAATTACTTGAGGCCAGATCTAAAGAGGGGATCCTTCTCAGCAGAAGATGAAAGAATTGTGATAGACGTTCACAGGATCTTAGGCAACAA GTGGGCTCAGATTGCGAAGCATCTCCCTGGAAGAACAGACAATGAGGTGAAGAACTTCTGGAACTCATGCATAAAGAAGAAGCTGCTAGCCCAAGGATTGGATCCGAAGACACATAACCTAATCCCTGGTGCTGCTCGATCGACTGGTGCCAATTCAGCTGAGCCTCCTCGATTCCGCTATGCTCAATCCTCTACCTGCACGCCCTTCACAATTAGCTCATCCATCAAAAGCTTTGATAATATGAACAACTCCATGGACTTGAATCCACCTGCTTCTTTCCATGAGACAGCAGCACCTGTGTCCAACTTCCAGTACCAAGACAACCATGTCTTGATGAGCTTCAAGGATCAGAatggcttttcttcttcttcttcctccttggaCTACACAAACATAGCCTCCTCTTCATTTCATCAACCTGGTTTCATTGATGATTGCATGTGGGATAGTTCTGTTGAGCCCTTGCAAGCCCTGAGGCAAATTGAGGTAGGACATGAACAAGGGGTTGATCAACTGCAAGTGCAACCCTCAGTGTGCAAGATGTTCTTCAATGAGGCCAATAAGAAGGGGCCAGTGATGGAAATCTCCGACGGCAACGGAGGCGGCGGCGCAACCTTCAATCTTGAGATGCTGGATAATGCATGGCTGCCTTGTGGAGAGCTATCCAGTGGGAGCTTCATGGATCAACTGCAGTGGGATTATTGGGTCTGA
- the LOC103998910 gene encoding uncharacterized protein LOC103998910 — protein sequence MGPRIRRKNRVCLAQPLTPLVEGPDLDDAHGERAKKEKYWDAIGTWLRLHKDKGMSGSHFSIPFHGSGASKWTDLRLILSVLGCPLAPLPLTTEPSHHFSFKDSPIEASSARYIIQQYLAATGCLKHHEYMKSMYAAGRVKMVSRETDGPSGKIGARSGAGHGCFVLWQKSPGMWLVELVVAGCKVAAGSNGKVAWRNVPWLGTDAARGPQRPLRRIIQGLDPKGTASMFTKAQCLGEKRIKDENCFVLKVSADRATVAERSDGPAEVIRHVLYGYFSQRSGLLVYIEDSHLTRVQAPGSDTMYWETTIGSTMGDYKEVDGVLVAHQGRSAASVFRFGDASAQSSRIRMEEEWRIEDVVFNVAGLSADCFIPPREMLTNFHGK from the exons ATGGGTCCAAGAATCAGGAGAAAGAACCGTGTGTGCTTGGCGCAGCCACTGACACCTCTGGTGGAAGGTCCTGACCTTGATGATGCACATGGAGAAAGAGCCAAGAAGGAGAAGTACTGGGACGCCATTGGAACATGGCTGCGACTGCACAAGGATAAAGGCATGTCAGGGAGCCATTTCTCGATTCCGTTCCATGGGAGCGGCGCATCGAAGTGGACCGATCTGAGGCTAATTCTTAGTGTCTTGGGGTGTCCATTAGCTCCACTGCCACTGACTACTGAACCAAGTCACCACTTCTCCTTCAAAGACAGTCCCATA GAAGCTTCTTCAGCTCGTTATATCATTCAGCAATACTTGGCAGCAACAGGATGCTTGAAACACCATGAGTACATGAAGAGCATGTATGCAGCTGGTAGGGTGAAGATGGTCTCTCGTGAGACTGATGGTCCATCAGGGAAGATTGGTGCAAGATCAGGTGCAGGACATGGCTGCTTCGTCTTGTGGCAGAAGTCGCCCGGAATGTGGCTGGTGGAGCTGGTGGTGGCCGGCTGCAAGGTGGCCGCCGGCAGCAACGGTAAGGTGGCGTGGAGGAACGTGCCTTGGCTTGGAACAGACGCAGCCAGAGGCCCCCAGCGGCCGCTGCGACGCATCATTCAG GGATTGGATCCAAAGGGCACAGCGAGCATGTTCACCAAAGCCCAGTGTCTCGGGGAGAAGCGCATCAAGGATGAGAACTGCTTCGTCTTAAAAGTATCAGCAGATCGAGCTACGGTTGCAGAGAGAAGCGATGGGCCAGCTGAGGTGATCAGGCACGTCCTCTATGGATACTTCAGCCAGAGGAGCGGCCTGCTCGTCTACATCGAGGACTCCCACCTCACAAGAGTGCAAGCCCCGGGCTCCGACACCATGTACTGGGAGACCACCATCGGAAGCACCATGGGGGACTACAAGGAGGTGGATGGCGTCCTTGTAGCTCATCAAGGGAGGTCTGCTGCAAGTGTTTTCCGCTTCGGCGATGCGTCTGCCCAAAGCAGCAGGATAAGAATGGAAGAGGAGTGGAGGATTGAGGATGTAGTCTTCAATGTTGCAGGGCTTTCGGCTGACTGCTTCATCCCCCCCAGGGAGATGTTGACCAACTTCCACGGCAAATGA
- the LOC103999011 gene encoding L-type lectin-domain containing receptor kinase IX.1-like: MQVTAQVQSSAVDFSLAIFLSGHLSSYAETCTAEAFAVFICDRPAMAQHRWSLFSVVIHLSFAAMVIPLVSSLSFNFPSFREDDQSLQKEADASVNGTVINLTKYPMQYATGRVVYYEPLLLWDADTRNLTDFTTNFSFIIDSVNESSYADGLAFFLSPYGSTIPTYSRGGFLGLYSNSSVANTTVKTVAVEFDTFSNDWDPKGDHLGIDVNSIISNKTVPWNSRVRDGRRANAWVNYDATTFNLSAFVTYGEDRLSNDSTSLSLTVDLRDFLPERVAVGFSATTGNLTETHTLLSWSFTSTMQSPEENRGNKKLVGIVVAAVVGVVVVLGGLLWFLLWRKKATARTVRNQGGTGSVVGAEDGVDSDDTIDDEFEKEGRPKRIPYQELVHTTRNFSEEGKLGEGGFGSVYKGNLDGLDVAIKRISKDSKQGRKEYVSEVKIINRLRHRNLVRLIGWCHARGEFLLVYEFMPNGNLNSHLYRSENPLGWPARHKIALGLASALFYLHEECEPYVVHRDVKPSNVMLDSAFNAKLGDFGLARLVDHDCGLRTTNLAGTLPYMAPEYLHNGTASKESDVYSFGIVALEIACGRRPMEAMLLAAWVWELHGRGAVLEAADKRLNGNFTEAQMERLMVVGLWCAHPDQTLRPSIKQAINVLNSEAPLPKLPPRRPRPVYRHPSDDMAAPATSSNFVTATSSSASAASAAASSSASAASSSSDVKPPTATHSTNSLNISISPTSTYQKIHERMLHKVDV; this comes from the coding sequence ATGCAAGTTACTGCACAAGTCCAGTCATCTGCAGTTGACTTTTCTCTGGCGATTTTTCTCTCTGGTCATCTGTCTTCTTATGCTGAGACTTGCACTGCAGAAGCATTTGCAGTGTTCATCTGTGACCGACCAGCCATGGCGCAGCACAGGTGGAGCTTATTCTCTGTTGTCATCCACCTTTCATTTGCAGCGATGGTGATTCCTCTGGTGAGCTCGCTCTCCTTCAACTTCCCTAGTTTCAGAGAGGACGACCAGTCATTGCAAAAAGAGGCAGATGCATCCGTCAATGGCACGGTGATCAATCTTACGAAGTACCCCATGCAGTATGCCACCGGCAGAGTGGTGTACTACGAGCCGCTCCTCCTGTGGGATGCCGACACAAGAAATCTGACTGATTTCACCACTAATTTCTCCTTCATCATCGATTCCGTCAACGAGTCGTCGTACGCCGACGGCCTGGCTTTCTTCCTGTCGCCTTATGGTTCCACCATTCCTACCTATTCGAGGGGTGGCTTCCTCGGCCTCTACAGCAACAGCTCCGTGGCCAATACGACCGTCAAGACGGTGGCGGTGGAGTTCGATACCTTCTCTAATGATTGGGATCCGAAGGGAGATCATCTTGGAATCGATGTCAACTCGATCATATCAAACAAGACGGTGCCGTGGAATAGCCGTGTCAGGGATGGCAGACGGGCAAATGCATGGGTGAACTACGACGCCACCACCTTCAATTTGAGTGCCTTTGTAACCTACGGAGAAGATCGGCTCTCCAATGACAGTACCAGCCTATCCCTCACCGTTGATCTGCGAGATTTCCTGCCGGAGAGGGTAGCGGTTGGCTTCTCGGCCACCACCGGCAACTTGACTGAGACGCACACCCTTCTCTCTTGGTCTTTCACCTCAACCATGCAATCCCCTGAAGAAAACAGAGGTAACAAGAAGCTGGTTGGAATTGTGGTCGCTGCTGTTGTCGGAGTTGTTGTCGTGCTTGGTGGCTTACTCTGGTTCTTGTTATGGAGGAAGAAGGCCACTGCTAGGACCGTGAGAAACCAAGGTGGCACTGGAAGCGTTGTGGGAGCCGAAGATGGTGTGGACAGTGATGACACGATTGATGATGAGTTCGAGAAAGAAGGGAGGCCGAAGAGAATTCCTTACCAGGAGCTGGTCCACACGACGAGGAACTTCTCCGAGGAGGGGAAGCTTGGCGAAGGAGGATTCGGGTCGGTCTACAAAGGCAATCTGGATGGTCTCGACGTTGCCATCAAAAGGATCTCCAAAGATTCGAAGCAGGGAAGGAAGGAGTACGTCTCCGAGGTCAAGATCATCAACCGGCTGCGCCACCGTAACCTGGTGCGCCTGATCGGTTGGTGCCACGCCCGCGGCGAGTTCCTGCTCGTCTACGAGTTCATGCCCAACGGGAACCTCAACTCCCATCTCTACAGGTCCGAGAACCCCCTCGGGTGGCCGGCGCGGCACAAGATCGCGTTGGGCTTGGCCTCCGCCCTTTTCTACCTCCACGAGGAGTGCGAGCCGTACGTGGTTCACCGCGACGTGAAGCCCAGCAACGTCATGCTCGACTCCGCGTTCAACGCCAAGCTCGGCGACTTCGGCCTCGCCAGGCTCGTCGACCATGACTGCGGCCTTCGGACCACGAACCTGGCAGGCACGTTGCCGTACATGGCTCCCGAGTACCTCCACAACGGCACGGCTAGCAAAGAATCCGATGTCTACAGCTTCGGAATCGTCGCGCTGGAGATCGCGTGTGGGAGAAGGCCGATGGAGGCAATGTTACTGGCCGCATGGGTGTGGGAGCTCCATGGAAGGGGAGCAGTCCTTGAAGCAGCTGACAAGAGGCTCAATGGCAACTTCACGGAGGCGCAAATGGAGCGGTTGATGGTGGTCGGATTATGGTGTGCCCATCCCGACCAGACTCTCCGGCCGTCGATCAAGCAGGCCATCAACGTGCTCAACTCCGAGGCGCCATTGCCGAAGCTTCCTCCGAGGCGGCCCAGGCCGGTCTACCGCCACCCTTCCGACGACATGGCCGCCCCTGCAACTTCGTCCAACTTTGTGACTGCAACATCTTCCTCCGCAAGTGCAGCTTCAGCTGCAGCTTCATCTTCTGCAAgtgcagcttcttcttcttccgatgTGAAACCACCGACTGCTACGCACTCTACAAATTCTCTCAACATTAGCATCTCTCCGACTTCGACGTATCAGAAGATTCACGAACGGATGCTGCACAAAGTTGACGTGTAA
- the LOC135594380 gene encoding seed lectin-like, whose amino-acid sequence MAQHKWSLFSVVIHLSFAVMVIPLVSSLSFNFTSFREDDQSFHIEDDASFNGTVINLTRYPMQYATGRVVYNEPLLLWDADTRNLTDFTTNFSFIIDSVNQSSYADGLAFFLSPYGSTFPTYSRGGFLGLFSNSSLDNTTVKTVAVEFDTFSNEWDPKGDHLGIDVNSIISNKTAPWNSRVRDGRRANAWVNYDATTFNLSAFVTYGADRLSNGSTSLSLTVDLRDFLPERVAVGFSATTGSLTETHTLLSWSFISNLQTP is encoded by the coding sequence ATGGCGCAGCACAAGTGGAGTTTATTCTCTGTTGTCATCCACCTTTCATTTGCAGTGATGGTGATTCCTCTGGTGAGCTCGCTCTCCTTCAACTTCACTAGTTTCAGAGAGGACGACCAGTCATTCCATATAGAGGACGATGCATCCTTCAATGGCACGGTGATCAATCTTACGCGGTACCCCATGCAATATGCCACCGGCAGAGTGGTGTACAACGAGCCGCTCCTCCTGTGGGATGCCGACACAAGAAATCTGACTGATTTCACCACGAATTTCTCCTTCATCATCGATTCCGTCAACCAGTCGTCGTACGCCGACGGCCTGGCTTTCTTCCTGTCGCCTTACGGTTCCACCTTTCCTACCTACTCGAGGGGAGGCTTCCTCGGCCTCTTCAGCAACAGCTCCCTCGACAATACGACCGTCAAGACGGTGGCGGTGGAGTTTGATACCTTCTCTAACGAATGGGATCCGAAGGGAGATCATCTTGGAATCGATGTCAACTCGATCATATCAAACAAGACGGCGCCGTGGAACAGCCGTGTCAGGGATGGCAGACGGGCGAATGCATGGGTGAACTACGACGCCACCACCTTCAATTTGAGTGCCTTCGTAACCTACGGTGCAGATCGGCTCTCCAATGGCAGTACCAGCCTATCCCTCACCGTTGATCTGCGAGATTTCCTGCCGGAGAGGGTAGCAGTTGGCTTCTCGGCCACCACCGGCAGCTTGACTGAGACGCACACCCTCCTCTCTTGGTCTTTCATCTCAAACTTGCAAACCCCCTGA
- the LOC103999014 gene encoding CDT1-like protein a, chloroplastic has protein sequence MDSEAAPKLPVPSKKRPSSSPTPPQQPSDKPAELADLIRTPKRLEEHPPRASNRGFALSVKEVSQVALGLQSPTGRSDVDPLPAEEQLGPVSGPCSTPNSSEAETLLKIPEKYELLCEFLDSMESSIRLLRQKRLMSTFPNICTTIQSLMDRRFTYVHLARLKYIMPEAIMIKKVLLHDVATCSLKTELQVTLRVDAVARNMQGKSESGRSILPAVFRERLVEFFKNHPEGDEVPVERLPHPFNLTEISGYPRVKSSSNAAVQQQFLVPSHMSQSFNILNPHKTLISPVSTTLSSVYGGGEKDAAGLSRTDYCSHEESKVQLETPSKLMFTPLTLMTDTPEIPASKRCRTTPACDSTPSNKSARRSTRTKLFMTPEESAEAGEKESGDRILCSSYDILSFLPETLLHSIKEKEQKTMQEREPGFAIAIRRKKLIASLPTIFDMILLIFQSWKRSVMTKQDLIHKLVSTHCKIVDQDEVEDQLKLLLEILPDWISKKIACDGDILCCLSNVSNIDEIRQRLSEAE, from the exons ATGGATTCCGAAGCTGCACCCAAGCTTCCCGTTCCCTCCAAGAAGAGGCCGTCGTCCTCTCCCACCCCGCCCCAGCAACCGTCGGACAAGCCCGCGGAGCTCGCAGACCTCATCCGCACGCCCAAGAGGCTGGAGGAGCACCCGCCGCGGGCCAGCAACCGGGGCTTCGCCTTGTCCGTGAAGGAGGTGAGCCAGGTCGCCCTCGGGCTTCAGAGTCCCACGGGCCGGTCTGATGTCGATCCCTTGCCGGCCGAGGAGCAGCTGGGACCTGTCTCGGGGCCTTGTTCTACTCCCAATTCTTCCGAAGCTGAAACGCTTCTCAAGATTCCAGAAAA GTATGAGTTACTGTGTGAGTTCTTGGATAGCATGGAGAGCTCCATTCGTTTGCTTCGGCAGAAAAGGTTGATGTCCACATTCCCCAACATCTGCACCACTATTCAGAGTTTGATGGACAG GAGGTTCACTTACGTGCATTTGGCACGGTTGAAGTACATTATGCCGGAAGCTATAATGATCAAGAAGGTGCTTTTGCATGATGTCGCTACTTGCTCTCTCAAGACAGAGCTGCAGGTGACACTGCGAGTCGATGCAGTAGCAAGGAACATGCAGGGAAAGAGTGAAAGTGGGCGTTCGATCTTGCCGGCAGTGTTCAGGGAAAGGCTTGTGGAGTTCTTCAAAAACCATCCTGAG GGAGATGAGGTTCCAGTTGAGCGGCTGCCACATCCATTTAATCTGACAGAGATCAGTGGATACCCGAGAGTGAAATCCTCGTCAAATGCTGCTGTCCAGCAACAATTTCTGGTGCCGTCTCACATGTCCCAATCTTTTAATATCCTTAATCCACATAAAACTCTGAT TTCTCCTGTATCAACAACCTTATCAAGCGTATATGGAGGTGGTGAGAAGGATGCTGCAGGGTTGTCCAGAACTGATTACTGTTCTCATGAGGAATCAAAAGTTCAGTTGGAAACTCCTTCAAAACTCATGTTCACTCCATTAACGTTAATGACTGACACGCCGGAAATTCCAGCGTCAAAGCGATGTCGGACAACCCCTGCTTGTGATTCTACACCGTCGAACAAGTCTGCGAGGCGATCGACCCGAacaaagttgtttatgactccagAAGAGAGTGCAGAAGCAGGGGAAAAGGAGAGTGGTGATAGAATTTTGTGTTCCAGTTATGACATTCTCAGTTTTCTACCAGAAACTCTCTTGCACTCT ATCAAGGAGAAAGAGCAGAAGACAATGCAGGAGAGGGAGCCTGGCTTTGCCATTGCTATTAGAAGGAAGAAGTTGATAGCTTCCTTGCCTACTATTTTTGACATGATCTTACTCATATTTCAGTCATGGAAGCGGTCCGTCATGACAAAGCAAGACTTAATTCATAAGTTAGTATCAACTCACTGTAAAATAGTCGATCAAG ATGAGGTGGAGGACCAGTTAAAACTATTGTTAGAAATACTTCCAGATTGGATCTCCAAAAAGATTGCCTGCGATGGCGACATTCTCTGTTG TCTAAGTAATGTATCAAACATAGATGAGATTCGACAAAGGTTATCAGAAGCAGAGTAG